The Pseudonocardia alni genome includes a region encoding these proteins:
- a CDS encoding rhodanese-like domain-containing protein, translating into MAHASPRHVDARTVRDWLGDPDTVTVIDVRSPTEFETVHIRGSYNVPLDMVNEHTEQLAAHFDRQVVLVCQSGTRAAQAHQRLAGVGSERVHILTGGISAYSGVGGDVVRGRARWALERQVRLVAGTLVLAGLTAGLRAPRARLLAGGIGAGLTVSALTDSCTMASFLSALPYNRGPRDRTPAEVLAELPATRKAA; encoded by the coding sequence GTGGCCCACGCCAGCCCCCGCCACGTCGACGCACGCACCGTTCGCGACTGGCTCGGCGATCCCGACACCGTGACCGTCATCGACGTGCGAAGCCCCACGGAGTTCGAGACCGTGCACATCCGCGGTTCCTACAACGTGCCGCTGGACATGGTCAATGAGCACACCGAGCAGCTCGCCGCTCACTTCGACCGGCAAGTCGTCCTCGTCTGCCAGTCCGGGACGCGGGCCGCGCAGGCTCACCAGCGTCTCGCCGGGGTCGGATCCGAGCGCGTGCATATCCTCACCGGCGGCATCTCCGCGTACTCCGGTGTCGGCGGGGACGTTGTGCGTGGCCGCGCCCGGTGGGCGCTGGAGCGCCAGGTCCGTCTCGTCGCCGGAACGCTCGTGCTCGCAGGGCTGACCGCGGGACTGCGTGCGCCGAGGGCACGTCTGCTCGCCGGCGGAATCGGGGCCGGACTCACCGTCTCCGCGCTCACAGACAGCTGCACAATGGCGTCGTTCCTGTCCGCGCTCCCATACAACCGCGGGCCTCGCGACCGCACGCCGGCCGAGGTACTCGCGGAGCTTCCCGCCACCCGGAAGGCAGCGTGA